The following is a genomic window from Nitrospirota bacterium.
TCCCATTTCTCTATATATTCTCTTCCCTATATACTTCTATTGCTATCTCTGGACACATCTGAGCACACATGCAACACCCTGTGCAATTTTCTTCATTTTCAACAGAAGCAGGAAAAAAACCTTTCGTATTGAAAGTCTCCTCTATAACTATAACATCTGAAGGGCATACATCTACGCAATAGCTACACCCTTTACAGAGTTCTTTATCTATTATAATTTTACCTTTCATATAGAATAGCCCTCTCAAGTAGTTCTTTTGCGTGTTTGAGTGAAACATCCGTTATAGTACCACCAAGCATACGAGCTATTTCCTTCATCCTCTCATTATCTTTTAGTTCCTTCACTTCTACGTAAACCTTTTCTCCCTTCTGTTTTTTCTCGGTCTTGAGATGAAAATCGCCAACTGAGGCTATCTGCGGGAGATGTGTTGTGCACAGCACCTGGTGTTTGCTCGATAGTGCTTTAAGTTTCCGAGCAACACTATGGGCTGTTTTTCCGCCAATCCCTGCGTCGACTTCATCAAAAATCAATACCGGTATACTGTCAAAATCTGAGAGAATACTCTTCAAAGCGAGCATTACTCTTGAGAGCTCTCCACCAGAAGCAATTTTCGCAAGTGGTTTAGGAGGCTCTCCTAAATTAGCAGTAAATTTAAATTCTACCCTATCAATGCCATGAGGAGCAAGAGATTCTTCTTTAAGATC
Proteins encoded in this region:
- a CDS encoding 4Fe-4S binding protein, with translation MKGKIIIDKELCKGCSYCVDVCPSDVIVIEETFNTKGFFPASVENEENCTGCCMCAQMCPEIAIEVYREENI